The Chryseolinea soli genome contains a region encoding:
- the pbpC gene encoding penicillin-binding protein 1C: MKRLLKYRVWVVATVLLLVVYYFILPRRLFDDPYCTVLEDAQGELLGATIAADGQWRFPEIKSVPEKFSTALLVYEDKRFRHHPGVDLLSMGRAIRQNIQARSVVSGGSTITMQVIRLSRRGKARTVFQKAMEMLLATRLEWRLSKDEILSLYASHAPFGGNVVGLEAACWRYFGRDPQELSWGEAALLAVLPNAPSLMHPGKNRERLKAKRDRVLEALKAQGVIDAFACSLAQDEPIPEAPQPLPRLARHLLARVAKEGGEGYKVKTTLRAGLQLRIEQLVNEHHQRLASNQIFNAAALVADVRTGNVLAYVGNTETKVPGNYGDAVDVVTAPRSTGSILKPFLYAAMLDEGKILPHTLVPDVPTFINGFSPKNFSHSYDGAVAADKALIRSLNIPAVHLLRSYRYEKFHTLLGNIGFSTLTKPADHYGLSLILGGAEGTLWDITGMYASMARTLTNYFGHPGSNRYDRNDFHSLQYLPVDTTQETPALDATSWLSAGAIYQTFDALKEVYRPGEETGWRYFNSSKKIAWKTGTSFGFRDGWAIGVTPDYVVGVWVGNADGEGRPGLTGTDAASPLLFDIFAQLDGQRWFQLPRMEMEQITVCAESGHRNTPQCNVVDTAWVVKQGLQSAACPYHKTVYLTKDKKFRVHNSCEPAARMVETRWFVLPPAQEYYFKAHALSYRSLPPFRKDCEVASGVAMMDLIYPKPGAKIFIPRDLDGTLGSTVFELAHRNATTLVYWHLDGEYIGSTQRTHKLPLRLGEGRHTLTLVDENGESVEQSFEVLSKM; the protein is encoded by the coding sequence ATGAAACGCCTGCTGAAGTATAGGGTATGGGTTGTGGCGACGGTGCTTCTTCTTGTTGTCTATTATTTTATTCTCCCCCGCCGCCTGTTCGACGATCCGTATTGCACCGTGCTGGAAGATGCTCAGGGCGAACTGTTGGGGGCCACCATTGCCGCCGACGGGCAGTGGCGTTTTCCGGAGATCAAATCAGTGCCAGAGAAATTTTCTACGGCCTTGCTGGTGTACGAAGACAAACGCTTTCGCCATCACCCGGGAGTCGATCTGCTTTCCATGGGGCGTGCCATACGACAAAATATTCAGGCACGGAGTGTGGTGAGCGGGGGCAGCACCATTACCATGCAGGTCATCCGGTTGTCGCGACGGGGGAAGGCGCGCACGGTTTTTCAGAAAGCGATGGAGATGCTGTTGGCCACGCGCCTGGAGTGGCGCCTTTCTAAAGACGAGATCTTGTCGCTCTATGCGTCACATGCGCCCTTCGGCGGAAATGTGGTAGGGTTGGAAGCCGCATGTTGGCGATATTTTGGCCGCGACCCCCAAGAGCTTTCCTGGGGAGAAGCGGCGTTGCTGGCGGTGTTGCCCAACGCACCGTCGCTGATGCACCCCGGGAAGAACCGGGAGCGTTTGAAGGCTAAGCGCGACCGAGTGCTGGAGGCCTTGAAAGCGCAAGGTGTCATCGATGCGTTTGCTTGTTCGCTGGCCCAGGATGAGCCCATTCCAGAGGCACCCCAGCCGTTGCCACGCCTGGCCCGCCACTTGTTGGCGCGGGTGGCGAAAGAGGGTGGAGAGGGTTATAAAGTGAAAACAACGTTGCGAGCCGGCCTCCAACTGCGGATCGAGCAGTTGGTAAATGAACATCATCAACGGCTCGCCAGCAATCAGATCTTTAATGCCGCAGCCCTTGTTGCCGATGTGCGCACGGGCAATGTATTGGCCTATGTGGGAAATACCGAAACCAAAGTTCCCGGAAACTATGGCGACGCCGTAGACGTCGTGACGGCGCCCCGCAGCACCGGCAGCATTCTCAAACCCTTTCTCTATGCTGCCATGCTGGATGAAGGAAAAATATTGCCGCATACGCTCGTTCCCGATGTGCCTACCTTTATCAACGGTTTCTCTCCGAAGAATTTTTCGCATAGCTATGACGGCGCCGTGGCGGCCGACAAAGCTTTGATCCGGTCGTTGAACATCCCTGCGGTCCATCTCCTAAGAAGCTACCGGTATGAAAAATTTCATACGCTGCTCGGCAACATCGGTTTTTCTACGTTGACCAAGCCCGCCGATCACTATGGTTTGTCTCTCATCCTCGGAGGTGCCGAAGGCACGCTGTGGGATATTACGGGCATGTACGCGTCCATGGCGCGCACGCTCACGAACTATTTCGGCCATCCCGGTTCAAACCGCTACGACCGCAATGACTTTCATTCCCTGCAATACTTGCCAGTCGATACCACCCAGGAAACGCCTGCGCTGGATGCAACCTCATGGCTAAGCGCCGGCGCCATCTATCAAACTTTTGATGCGCTGAAAGAAGTCTATCGCCCCGGCGAAGAAACGGGCTGGCGCTATTTCAATAGTTCCAAAAAGATCGCCTGGAAAACGGGCACCAGCTTTGGCTTTCGCGACGGCTGGGCCATTGGCGTCACACCCGACTATGTGGTGGGCGTATGGGTGGGCAACGCCGACGGCGAAGGACGCCCGGGCCTCACGGGAACAGATGCCGCCTCGCCACTCCTCTTCGATATCTTTGCCCAGCTGGATGGCCAGCGATGGTTCCAACTTCCGCGCATGGAGATGGAGCAGATCACCGTCTGTGCCGAAAGTGGCCATCGCAACACGCCACAATGCAACGTAGTGGATACTGCCTGGGTGGTGAAACAGGGATTGCAAAGCGCGGCGTGCCCGTATCACAAAACGGTATACCTCACCAAGGACAAAAAATTCAGGGTGCACAATTCTTGTGAGCCTGCGGCACGCATGGTGGAAACCCGGTGGTTTGTGTTGCCCCCTGCGCAGGAATATTATTTTAAGGCTCATGCGCTATCGTATCGCTCACTACCTCCTTTCCGAAAAGATTGTGAAGTGGCATCGGGCGTGGCCATGATGGACCTGATCTATCCCAAGCCGGGCGCAAAAATTTTTATCCCGCGTGATCTAGACGGTACGTTGGGTAGCACTGTTTTTGAGTTAGCACACCGCAATGCCACGACGCTGGTCTATTGGCATCTCGATGGGGAGTATATCGGCAGCACCCAGCGCACCCACAAGTTGCCGCTGCGGCTGGGCGAAGGTCGGCACACCCTCACCCTGGTGGACGAGAACGGCGAATCTGTGGAACAATCTTTCGAAGTACTGTCAAAAATGTAA
- a CDS encoding OmpA family protein, producing MKTYRFFALVGILAIIFFDQPTVAARLEQAPMEETPNYVVIGAFSVHRNALRFTARAHSELKVNARFEMNANRNLYYVYVLSTDDHSLAIREALRLRQESEYTDTWVYHGPLGKQSAGVIADASGTDINPETRQSMADVKRRDPASSKETKATSPGSSAPTGTAQEQSRSLSPAGASPAAPTSEQATSPAVSTTSPTTTTPAPTTAKAEPDNGVEGKRFFFKLIRAMDQTQVEGEVDAIDTERARKMGTYKGNAPVKVSTPANKSGQISLVSEVFGYRKVQHDLNYNAPEGEGIATDDQGDIVVPFDLVRLQKGDVAVMYNVFFFKDAAIMRPESRYEVTSLLEMLNENPKYRIKLHGHTNGSAAGKIISPAKDSKNFFSLSDTKEGFGSAKQLSEARAEIIRDYLVANGIDTERIEIKAWGGKRPLQDKNSTRAQENVRVEVEILEN from the coding sequence ATGAAGACCTACAGATTTTTTGCACTGGTAGGGATTTTAGCCATTATCTTTTTTGATCAACCTACCGTAGCGGCGCGTTTGGAGCAAGCGCCGATGGAGGAAACTCCGAACTATGTCGTTATCGGCGCCTTTTCGGTGCATCGAAACGCGCTGCGATTCACGGCCCGGGCCCACTCGGAGCTGAAAGTGAACGCCCGGTTTGAAATGAATGCCAACCGGAACCTGTACTATGTCTATGTGCTGAGCACGGACGACCACTCGCTGGCCATCCGCGAGGCGCTGCGGCTGCGACAGGAATCCGAATATACCGATACGTGGGTCTATCACGGGCCACTCGGTAAACAGAGTGCCGGAGTGATCGCCGATGCCAGCGGCACCGACATCAACCCGGAAACCCGCCAGAGCATGGCCGATGTGAAGCGTCGCGATCCGGCTTCATCAAAGGAGACCAAAGCTACTTCGCCGGGCTCGTCTGCTCCCACCGGGACCGCCCAGGAACAGAGCCGTTCGTTGTCGCCCGCCGGGGCATCTCCGGCAGCCCCCACAAGTGAACAGGCAACTTCACCGGCAGTATCAACCACCTCACCAACAACGACCACACCTGCCCCCACCACCGCGAAGGCGGAGCCGGACAATGGCGTGGAGGGGAAACGTTTCTTTTTCAAACTCATTCGCGCGATGGACCAAACCCAGGTGGAAGGCGAGGTAGATGCCATCGACACGGAGCGCGCACGCAAAATGGGAACCTACAAAGGAAACGCCCCCGTAAAGGTCTCGACACCCGCCAACAAGTCGGGACAGATCTCGCTGGTATCCGAAGTGTTCGGCTATCGCAAAGTGCAACACGACCTCAATTATAATGCCCCGGAAGGCGAGGGCATCGCTACCGACGATCAGGGCGACATCGTCGTGCCCTTTGACCTGGTGCGTCTGCAAAAAGGCGACGTGGCCGTTATGTACAATGTATTCTTCTTTAAGGACGCCGCGATCATGCGGCCCGAGTCGCGTTATGAGGTGACCAGCTTACTGGAAATGCTTAACGAGAATCCGAAGTATAGAATAAAGCTTCACGGCCACACCAACGGTAGCGCTGCGGGCAAAATCATTTCCCCGGCAAAAGACAGCAAGAATTTCTTTTCGCTTTCCGACACCAAGGAAGGCTTTGGCTCGGCCAAGCAATTGTCGGAAGCGCGTGCCGAGATCATTCGCGACTACCTCGTGGCCAATGGCATCGACACCGAGCGTATCGAGATCAAAGCATGGGGCGGTAAACGGCCGCTGCAGGATAAGAACAGTACGCGGGCACAGGAAAACGTGCGTGTCGAGGTAGAGATCCTGGAGAACTAG
- a CDS encoding tetratricopeptide repeat protein: protein MKFPFIILVLFLSVSTSLAQFTLPDSIQQKFMGIALDSNYVIKLNALASSYLKTNPAASRHVSSYVINLSTQLKYTRGYARALTVMGNSYWYEGIYEFAQNYYLLAARQYLSIHDSFGLSGVYNNIGEVNKRLGENERALEYLQRSLDLKRGDSTRALTLYNIGELYVTMRQYGKAEDYLNHALTLAQVSKDERVIAYCHWCFARINVERKDYTKAFREFQSAQDAWIALGETRSLIQTYQDMARARRLEGNLNEALQYLNKASALSKTLQVPDLRITAFLEYFRIDSTLGHYDRALYFLTRHNALKDSVYSLLKSEQVERVQAIYETEMRERENRELRIEKELKDTQLIERENLIAAVSILLVITAVFAIILFRQRRKILVANADLKGKNEEIHSQKNSIELQAASLLKLNETLQELNRSLETRIDERSRQLVVQNQKLAEYTFVNAHKLRAPVASMLGLISLIQQADPQEHEIILKHLKTCGDQLDCIIREISQNLEASIHPEKRD from the coding sequence TTGAAGTTTCCCTTTATCATACTCGTTCTGTTTCTTTCCGTGAGCACTTCGCTGGCGCAATTCACGTTGCCCGATAGTATCCAACAGAAGTTCATGGGAATAGCGCTCGACAGCAACTATGTGATCAAACTGAATGCGCTGGCCTCGTCGTACCTGAAGACCAACCCGGCCGCCTCGCGGCACGTCAGTTCTTACGTGATCAACCTTTCTACACAATTGAAATATACCCGCGGCTATGCGCGGGCGCTCACGGTGATGGGAAACTCCTATTGGTATGAAGGCATCTACGAATTTGCTCAAAACTATTATCTGCTGGCGGCCCGTCAATACCTGAGCATTCACGACAGCTTTGGCTTGTCGGGTGTATACAACAACATCGGTGAGGTGAACAAGCGGCTGGGTGAAAACGAGCGCGCACTGGAATACCTGCAGCGTTCGCTGGATCTGAAACGCGGCGACTCCACCCGTGCGCTGACGCTCTACAACATCGGTGAGCTTTACGTGACCATGCGCCAATACGGCAAAGCCGAGGATTACCTGAACCATGCGCTCACGCTGGCTCAAGTGAGCAAAGACGAACGCGTCATCGCCTATTGCCATTGGTGTTTTGCCCGCATCAACGTGGAGCGAAAAGATTATACAAAGGCCTTCCGGGAATTTCAATCGGCGCAGGACGCCTGGATCGCATTGGGCGAAACGCGGTCGCTCATTCAAACCTACCAGGACATGGCCCGCGCGCGACGCCTGGAGGGCAACCTCAACGAAGCGCTCCAGTATCTCAACAAGGCCTCCGCCCTATCGAAAACGCTCCAGGTGCCCGACCTGCGCATCACGGCCTTCCTGGAGTACTTCCGCATCGACAGCACCCTGGGACACTACGACCGCGCCCTGTATTTTCTGACGCGCCACAATGCGCTCAAGGATAGCGTGTATTCGCTGCTGAAATCGGAACAGGTGGAAAGGGTGCAGGCCATCTACGAAACGGAAATGCGCGAGCGCGAGAACCGGGAGCTGCGCATCGAGAAAGAATTGAAGGATACGCAATTGATCGAACGCGAGAATCTGATCGCTGCGGTGTCCATTTTATTGGTCATCACTGCTGTATTTGCGATCATCCTATTTCGCCAACGCCGGAAGATCCTCGTGGCCAATGCCGATCTGAAAGGGAAGAATGAGGAGATCCATTCCCAGAAAAATTCTATCGAACTCCAAGCCGCGTCGCTGTTGAAACTGAACGAGACCCTGCAGGAGCTAAACCGCTCGTTGGAGACCCGCATCGACGAACGCTCGCGCCAATTGGTGGTTCAAAATCAGAAGCTTGCGGAATATACCTTTGTGAATGCGCACAAACTGAGGGCGCCGGTCGCGAGCATGCTGGGACTGATCAGCCTGATCCAACAAGCTGACCCGCAGGAGCACGAGATCATTTTGAAACATTTAAAAACCTGTGGCGACCAACTGGACTGCATCATCCGCGAGATCAGCCAAAACCTGGAGGCCTCTATCCATCCCGAGAAACGCGACTAG
- a CDS encoding pyridoxal-phosphate dependent enzyme produces MIYNSIIETIGNTPMVRLNKMTKGIAGTILAKVEYFNPGNSTKDRMALKMVEDAEKAGLLKPGGTIIEGTSGNTGMGLALAAAAKGYRCIFTMADKQSQEKINILKSVGAEVIVCPTNVAPDDPRSYYSIARKLNKEIANSFYPNQYDNLSNTAAHYETTGPEIWKQTEGKITHYVATVGTGGSMCGTAKYLKEQNPKLVTVGIDTYGSVFKKYKETGIFDENEIYPYLTEGFGEDILPKNVNFNVIDHFIKVTDKDGAIGARRLSREEGLFVGWSSGSAIHGALEYAREHLKKDDMMVILLPDHGTRYLAKVYNDQWMKDHGFLETRSFGSAREIIASRNGKNSLYTVSKTSKVGDAILVMNREGIDQIPVTENENFVGSVSSSSLLEKIIQDPQLQTKQVGDIMDKPMQFVAPDSTLDVLSSLLNKDNKAVLVRDAQEKVHIITQHDVLKAMTS; encoded by the coding sequence ATGATCTACAATTCCATCATTGAAACCATCGGGAACACCCCCATGGTGCGGCTGAACAAAATGACGAAAGGTATCGCCGGAACCATCCTGGCGAAAGTGGAATACTTTAATCCCGGGAACTCCACTAAAGATCGCATGGCTCTGAAAATGGTGGAAGACGCCGAAAAGGCAGGCCTCCTCAAACCCGGTGGAACGATCATTGAAGGCACGTCCGGCAACACGGGCATGGGACTGGCGCTGGCCGCGGCCGCAAAAGGCTATCGCTGCATCTTTACGATGGCCGATAAACAATCACAAGAAAAGATCAACATCCTGAAATCCGTTGGCGCGGAAGTCATCGTGTGCCCTACCAACGTGGCCCCTGACGATCCACGCTCCTACTACTCCATTGCGCGCAAGCTCAACAAGGAGATCGCCAACTCGTTTTATCCCAATCAATACGATAACCTAAGCAACACGGCAGCGCACTACGAAACCACGGGACCCGAGATCTGGAAACAAACCGAAGGCAAGATCACACACTATGTGGCGACGGTCGGCACCGGTGGCTCCATGTGTGGCACCGCCAAGTATCTGAAAGAACAAAATCCCAAGCTGGTCACCGTCGGCATCGACACCTACGGTTCCGTGTTCAAAAAATATAAAGAGACCGGCATCTTCGACGAGAACGAGATCTATCCTTATCTCACCGAAGGTTTTGGCGAAGACATTCTGCCCAAGAACGTAAACTTCAATGTGATCGATCACTTCATCAAGGTGACCGACAAGGATGGTGCCATTGGTGCACGCCGGCTGTCGCGTGAGGAAGGTTTGTTCGTGGGATGGTCCAGCGGTTCGGCGATCCACGGCGCACTGGAATATGCGCGCGAACATTTGAAGAAGGACGATATGATGGTGATCCTTCTTCCCGATCATGGCACGCGCTACCTGGCCAAGGTCTACAACGACCAATGGATGAAGGACCACGGTTTCCTCGAAACCCGTTCGTTCGGGTCGGCCCGCGAGATCATTGCCAGCCGCAATGGCAAGAACAGTTTGTACACCGTCAGCAAGACCTCGAAGGTGGGCGATGCCATCCTGGTGATGAACCGCGAAGGCATCGATCAGATCCCGGTAACGGAGAATGAAAACTTCGTGGGCAGCGTTAGCTCCAGCAGTTTGCTGGAGAAGATCATCCAGGACCCGCAACTCCAAACCAAGCAAGTCGGCGACATCATGGACAAGCCCATGCAGTTCGTGGCGCCCGACAGCACCCTGGATGTACTTTCATCGCTTTTGAACAAAGACAACAAAGCCGTTTTGGTGAGAGATGCACAAGAGAAGGTGCACATCATTACCCAACACGATGTCTTGAAGGCCATGACGAGTTAA
- a CDS encoding aspartate carbamoyltransferase catalytic subunit, whose amino-acid sequence MSKLSQKHLLGIKDITPEDIELIFETADNFKEVINRPIKKVPSLRDVTIANVFFENSTRTRLSFELAQKRLSADVINFSASNSSVKKGETLLDTVNNILAMKVDMIVMRHASPGAPHYLAKHISANIVNAGDGTHEHPTQALLDAFSIREKLGDLAGKKIAIIGDILHSRVALSNIFALKKLGAKVMVCGPPTLLPKFIAQLGVEVELDVKKALQWCDVANVLRIQLERQQIKYFPSLREYSLYYGINKRMLDGLKKQIIIMHPGPINRGVELTSDAADSPHSIILDQVENGVAVRMAVLYLLAGAK is encoded by the coding sequence ATGTCTAAACTCAGTCAAAAACACCTGCTTGGTATCAAAGACATCACCCCGGAAGACATTGAACTTATTTTTGAGACCGCCGACAATTTCAAAGAGGTCATCAACCGCCCCATCAAGAAAGTGCCCTCGTTGCGGGATGTGACCATCGCCAACGTATTTTTCGAAAACTCCACACGTACCCGTCTCTCGTTCGAACTGGCCCAAAAACGATTGTCGGCCGACGTCATCAACTTTTCGGCCTCCAACAGTTCCGTGAAAAAGGGAGAGACGCTGCTGGATACCGTCAACAACATCTTGGCGATGAAGGTGGACATGATCGTGATGCGCCACGCGAGTCCCGGGGCACCGCATTACCTGGCCAAACACATTTCCGCCAACATCGTGAACGCCGGCGACGGCACCCACGAACACCCCACCCAAGCCCTGCTCGACGCCTTTTCGATCCGGGAAAAACTGGGCGACCTGGCGGGTAAAAAGATCGCCATCATCGGCGACATCCTGCATTCGCGGGTGGCGCTCTCCAATATCTTCGCTTTGAAAAAGCTGGGCGCCAAAGTGATGGTGTGCGGCCCGCCAACCCTGTTGCCCAAGTTCATTGCCCAACTGGGCGTGGAGGTGGAGCTGGATGTCAAAAAAGCCCTGCAATGGTGCGATGTGGCCAACGTGCTGCGCATCCAGCTGGAGCGCCAGCAGATTAAATATTTCCCTTCCCTGCGCGAATATTCGCTGTATTATGGCATCAACAAGCGGATGTTGGACGGTCTCAAAAAGCAGATCATCATCATGCACCCCGGCCCCATCAACCGGGGCGTCGAACTGACCAGCGATGCCGCCGATTCGCCGCATTCCATCATCCTGGACCAGGTGGAAAACGGCGTTGCCGTGCGCATGGCGGTGCTCTACCTCCTGGCCGGAGCCAAGTAA
- the pyrR gene encoding bifunctional pyr operon transcriptional regulator/uracil phosphoribosyltransferase PyrR, whose amino-acid sequence MQKKLILDTDLLDITIRRLCQQLIENHNDFADTVIIGMQPRGIFLAEIIHRKLEQDTGKTILLGYLDATFYRDDFRRRETPVKANETRVPFIIEGKKVVLVDDVLFTGRSIRAAMDAMIAFGRPATVELLVLIDRKYNRELPIAADYIGKVVNTLTSQRVLVELEAQGHKQNKIWLINKD is encoded by the coding sequence ATGCAGAAAAAACTCATCCTCGACACCGATCTCCTGGACATTACCATAAGGCGTCTTTGCCAGCAATTAATTGAAAATCACAACGATTTCGCGGATACGGTCATCATCGGCATGCAGCCCCGGGGCATTTTCCTGGCCGAGATCATCCACCGGAAATTAGAGCAGGACACGGGTAAGACCATTTTATTGGGCTACCTGGATGCCACGTTCTATCGCGACGATTTCAGACGCCGCGAGACCCCCGTCAAAGCCAACGAAACCCGCGTTCCGTTTATCATCGAAGGCAAAAAAGTGGTACTGGTAGACGACGTGTTGTTCACAGGCCGGTCTATCCGCGCAGCCATGGATGCCATGATCGCCTTTGGCCGGCCCGCCACCGTGGAACTGCTGGTACTCATCGATCGCAAATACAACCGCGAATTGCCCATCGCCGCCGACTACATCGGCAAAGTGGTAAATACCCTCACGTCGCAGCGCGTGCTGGTGGAGCTGGAAGCCCAAGGTCATAAGCAAAATAAAATCTGGTTGATCAACAAGGATTAA
- a CDS encoding peroxiredoxin family protein, with the protein MSKKILFAAIVWAAVACHQKKSDAPSTFSIQAQVNGFADSTWFFLEYNDHVLDSAQVMHDHFQIEGPFPDSLPAAQMILHTKNYTDYKFFWAEPAALTLTGEKGKFRGTTITGSATQQVNDQYEAFLDPGREEVDSLRRLIYSPISQAKADTTMLMTQLRAAETALQNRSITFLRDHPESIVSANILSIMGSTYGREATQELYDHFTEANKQTSFGKDIHRYLTLSRDLKINDHYADFEQSTPEGTRLKLSAVSGKLVLLEFWASWCGPCRQENPALVKTYAEFRKKGFEILGVSLDNKRAPWMAAIQNDSLPWPQVSDLKGAHNEAALIYDVNGIPMNFLIDDKGVIVAKSLRGEELRKRLAEMLK; encoded by the coding sequence ATGTCAAAAAAAATACTCTTCGCCGCCATCGTTTGGGCGGCCGTTGCCTGTCATCAGAAAAAAAGCGACGCACCATCAACATTTTCTATTCAAGCACAGGTGAACGGGTTTGCCGACAGCACGTGGTTTTTCCTTGAGTATAATGATCATGTATTGGATTCAGCACAGGTCATGCATGATCATTTTCAGATCGAAGGTCCATTTCCCGATTCCTTGCCGGCGGCACAAATGATCCTGCATACGAAGAACTACACCGACTATAAATTCTTTTGGGCCGAACCTGCTGCGCTAACGCTTACGGGCGAGAAAGGAAAATTCAGAGGCACAACGATAACAGGATCTGCAACACAGCAAGTGAATGATCAGTATGAAGCATTCCTCGACCCCGGCCGGGAGGAAGTAGACAGCCTGAGAAGACTTATCTATTCTCCCATATCACAAGCCAAGGCCGACACAACAATGTTGATGACACAATTGCGCGCCGCCGAAACCGCCTTGCAGAATCGCTCGATAACTTTCCTGCGCGATCACCCCGAATCGATCGTCAGCGCGAATATTCTCAGCATCATGGGTTCGACGTATGGAAGGGAAGCCACCCAGGAATTGTATGATCATTTTACCGAGGCCAACAAACAAACCTCGTTCGGCAAAGACATTCACCGGTATCTCACGCTGAGTCGCGACCTGAAGATCAACGATCACTATGCCGACTTCGAACAGTCGACACCCGAAGGCACGCGACTGAAACTCTCGGCTGTATCCGGCAAACTCGTCCTGCTCGAGTTCTGGGCTTCGTGGTGCGGACCGTGCCGCCAGGAGAATCCTGCATTGGTGAAGACCTACGCCGAGTTTCGCAAAAAGGGATTCGAGATATTGGGTGTCTCCCTCGACAACAAGCGCGCCCCCTGGATGGCCGCCATTCAAAACGACAGCTTACCGTGGCCGCAGGTCAGCGACCTGAAAGGAGCCCATAATGAAGCCGCCCTGATCTATGACGTCAATGGCATCCCCATGAACTTTCTCATCGACGACAAGGGCGTTATCGTGGCCAAATCTCTTCGCGGCGAAGAGTTGCGAAAGCGATTGGCGGAAATGTTGAAGTAG
- a CDS encoding EVE domain-containing protein — MNYWLMKTEPSTFSWDDLVRDKKTGWDGVRNFQARNNLKAMKKGDLAFIYHSMDDKAVVGIAKITKENYPDPKDKDWVAVEISPEKKLKRPVTLAEVKADKRLADMVLVKSSRLSVQPVTAAEFDMIVALSEKKVN, encoded by the coding sequence ATGAACTATTGGCTGATGAAAACCGAACCCAGCACCTTTTCATGGGACGACCTGGTGCGCGACAAAAAGACGGGTTGGGATGGCGTGAGAAACTTCCAGGCACGCAACAATTTGAAAGCAATGAAAAAAGGCGACCTGGCCTTTATCTATCACAGCATGGACGACAAGGCTGTGGTGGGCATTGCCAAGATCACAAAGGAAAACTATCCCGACCCCAAGGACAAGGATTGGGTTGCGGTAGAGATATCCCCCGAAAAAAAACTAAAGCGGCCCGTCACACTGGCCGAGGTGAAAGCCGACAAGCGCCTGGCCGACATGGTGCTGGTGAAATCCTCACGCCTGTCGGTGCAGCCGGTAACGGCCGCGGAATTCGATATGATCGTTGCCCTCAGTGAGAAAAAAGTAAACTAA